Proteins encoded in a region of the Dreissena polymorpha isolate Duluth1 chromosome 6, UMN_Dpol_1.0, whole genome shotgun sequence genome:
- the LOC127834220 gene encoding uncharacterized protein LOC127834220 has protein sequence MRSVEEHYNLRWGDVKLCRDVEGDEYLELVERQTKTRTGATDEARTVPPRIWANDEDPSKCVVATYRIYASKRPHRFSEPSDPFYLSTSTKANITATSGNEQWFISIIGHKKIAQIMKHMCINSGISRKLTNHSARKHMVQKLRDSGCCPTDIMQISGHKNVQSIINYSNISLQTQKKCSNILAGTSIAKSNESIASNMSQSMMQRESIAISSSSHSQLAALLNPGQQQLPKEVTATLNPEAISFPTHFDSTRGGLFFGATVNISNLNVYYGDAKNEK, from the exons ATGCGGAGTGTGGAAGAACATTACAATTtacg ATGGGgtgatgtgaagctgtgccgagACGTAGAAGGAGATGAGTATCTGGAGTTGGTCGAGAGGCAGACAAAGACTCGAACGGGTGCAACTGACGAAGCaagaactgtgccgccaagaatttgGGCCAATGATGAAGACCCATCCAAATGTGTTGTCGCAACTTACAG aATATATGCGTCAAAACGGCCCCATCGGTTTTCCGAGCCCAGCGACCCATTTTACTTGTCAACAAGTACAAAAGCCAACATCACTGCGACTTCTGGAAATGAGCAATGGTTCATCAGCATAATTGGGCATAAAAAAATTGCACAAATTATGAAACACATGTGCATTAATTCTGGAATCAGTAGAAAACTTACTAATCACTCTGCCAGGAAGCACATGGTtcagaagctgcgggattcaggATGCTGCCCCACGGATATAATGCAAATCAGTGGACACAAAAACGTTCAAAGCATAATTAACTATAGCAACATTTCCCTTCAGACTCAAAAGAAATGTTCCAATATTTTGGCAGGTACTAGCATTGCCAAAAGCAACGAATCCATTGCATCAAACATGTCCCAAAGCATGATGCAGCGCGAAAGCATCGCCATTTCATCTTCGTCCCATTCACAACTGGCAGCACTTCTGAATCCTGGACAACAACAGCTTCCTAAAGAAGTTACAGCAACTTTAAATCCAGAAGCAATCtctttccccacccactttgactcgACACGTGGGGGTCTGTTTTTTGGGGCAACAGTGAACATTTCAAACTTAAATGTTTACTACGGTGATgccaaaaatgaaaaataa